From Coleofasciculus sp. FACHB-1120, one genomic window encodes:
- the thiO gene encoding glycine oxidase ThiO: MNTESDILIIGGGAIGLAIALELRLRGATVTVLCRDFNSAAAHAAAGMLAPQAEGISTGAMLDLCLRSRDLYPDWASKLEAIAGVSIGYWPSGILSPVYVGAEQQGVRTEEENSILRPQSSALWLNKDAINQIQPGLGSDVVGGWWYPEDGQVDNRALVQALRVAVRELGVDIREGVAVEALQQQNRRINCVRTASGDFRAQNYVLATGAWSNELLPIPVSPKKGQMLSVQVPGGSQEELPLKRVLFGEEIYIVPRRNGQLIVGATSEDVGFTPHNTPAGIRTLLESAIRLYPALQNFPIQEFWWGFRPTTPDELPILGSSACENLTLATGHYRNGILLAPVTASLVADLIWEQKSDPLLDHFHYSRFYAGSKPINATPKMLQISHPSESGRLEGSSLQMNHSLETLPADPLIIAGRSFRSRLMTGTGKYRSIEEMQQSIAASGCEIVTVAVRRVQTKAPGHEGLAEALDWTKIWMLPNTAGCKTAEEAIRVARLGREMAKLLGQEDNNFVKLEVIPDLKYLLPDPIGTLEAAEQLVKEGFAVLPYINADPLLAKRLEEVGCATVMPLGSPIGSGQGIKNAANIEIIIENAGVPVVVDAGLATPSEAAQAMEMGADAVLINSAIAGAKNPAAMGRAMALGVEAGRLAYQAGRIPVKVYANPSSPLTGTITS, encoded by the coding sequence ATGAATACAGAAAGTGACATTCTCATCATCGGCGGCGGTGCGATTGGCTTAGCGATCGCCCTCGAACTTCGCTTGCGGGGGGCAACCGTCACCGTCCTGTGCCGCGACTTCAATTCCGCAGCGGCTCATGCCGCCGCTGGGATGCTGGCACCCCAGGCAGAAGGGATTTCGACCGGCGCAATGCTGGATTTATGTCTGCGGAGTCGGGATTTGTATCCGGACTGGGCAAGTAAACTGGAAGCGATCGCTGGAGTATCCATCGGCTATTGGCCTAGTGGCATCTTGTCACCCGTTTATGTCGGGGCTGAGCAACAAGGAGTGAGGACTGAGGAAGAAAATTCCATACTCAGGCCTCAGTCCTCAGCACTTTGGTTAAATAAGGATGCGATCAATCAAATTCAACCCGGACTGGGTTCAGACGTTGTCGGTGGTTGGTGGTATCCCGAAGATGGTCAAGTAGACAATCGGGCTTTAGTTCAAGCCTTGCGGGTGGCAGTACGGGAATTAGGTGTAGATATCCGTGAAGGCGTGGCAGTTGAAGCACTCCAACAACAGAACCGGAGAATCAACTGCGTCAGAACAGCATCTGGAGATTTTCGCGCTCAAAACTATGTCTTAGCCACTGGCGCTTGGTCAAATGAATTGTTACCAATTCCGGTCAGCCCGAAAAAGGGACAAATGCTATCGGTGCAAGTGCCTGGGGGCAGCCAGGAAGAATTGCCTCTCAAGCGGGTGCTGTTTGGTGAAGAAATCTACATCGTGCCGCGTCGGAATGGACAACTGATCGTTGGAGCCACTAGCGAGGATGTGGGGTTCACACCCCATAACACTCCAGCCGGAATCAGAACCTTATTGGAAAGTGCGATTCGCCTTTATCCCGCCTTGCAGAACTTTCCCATCCAAGAATTTTGGTGGGGATTTCGACCCACAACACCCGACGAGTTACCCATTCTCGGTTCTAGCGCCTGCGAGAATTTAACGCTGGCAACGGGTCATTACCGCAACGGAATTTTGCTGGCACCCGTGACGGCTTCCTTAGTGGCAGACCTGATTTGGGAGCAAAAGTCCGATCCCCTGTTAGACCATTTTCACTACTCCAGGTTCTACGCTGGATCTAAACCCATCAATGCAACCCCCAAAATGCTCCAAATAAGCCATCCTTCTGAATCTGGGCGACTAGAAGGCTCGTCCCTACAGATGAATCATTCCTTAGAAACCCTGCCAGCCGATCCTTTAATTATTGCGGGTCGGAGTTTTCGCTCTCGCCTGATGACTGGTACTGGCAAGTATCGCAGCATCGAAGAAATGCAGCAAAGTATTGCGGCTAGCGGTTGCGAAATTGTTACGGTGGCGGTGCGTCGGGTACAAACAAAAGCACCCGGACATGAAGGACTGGCTGAAGCGTTGGATTGGACAAAAATCTGGATGCTACCCAACACGGCTGGCTGTAAAACGGCTGAAGAAGCGATTCGAGTGGCGCGTCTGGGGCGGGAGATGGCAAAGCTTTTGGGTCAAGAAGACAATAACTTTGTCAAGTTAGAGGTGATTCCTGACTTAAAGTATCTGCTTCCCGACCCGATTGGCACTTTGGAAGCGGCAGAGCAACTGGTGAAGGAAGGCTTTGCGGTTCTGCCTTATATCAATGCTGACCCCTTACTGGCTAAACGATTGGAAGAGGTTGGCTGTGCGACGGTGATGCCTTTGGGTTCTCCGATTGGTTCCGGACAGGGCATCAAGAATGCAGCGAATATTGAAATCATTATTGAGAATGCTGGGGTGCCGGTGGTGGTGGATGCCGGACTGGCTACGCCCAGTGAGGCAGCGCAGGCAATGGAGATGGGGGCTGATGCCGTGTTGATCAATAGTGCAATCGCTGGGGCAAAAAATCCAGCCGCGATGGGTCGCGCAATGGCTCTGGGTGTGGAGGCTGGGCGTCTCGCCTATCAAGCCGGACGAATTCCTGTGAAAGTCTACGCTAATCCCAGTTCTCCCTTGACTGGCACCATTACCAGCTAA